A genomic window from Halorubrum trapanicum includes:
- a CDS encoding M20/M25/M40 family metallo-hydrolase, producing the protein MSGEREPEPGRGSDFDPVSFLEEAVRIPSHESVDETREFVVDLLDDRGADPAVADGCVVAEKRSPAPEAGPHLVLNTHLDTVTPHVPFERGAATEDERGTSASTVDGPEEVIRGRGACDAKGPLAALLSGFLTADPDRGRLTLVLTPDEEELSLGAAALTGRLPGTEDRLDGDLYLVGEPTGLDACTAAKGRFQATVELSGTAAHAAEFAGANAVAAAEDALGAIRTFDDGGDAHPQLGPPKLTPTVIEGGAATNQVPADCAITVDRRSVPPETAEGFRSSLADAVRASLSGGTDDVGDVGEGRDGVDGAVSLTDRESPFLEAFATDPDHELVRTVAAAAREAGDAVGLPGGRGGDARPFGAATEASYFAPAPTVVFGPGDLADEAGAVAHAEREYVRVREVEAAATAVERTVASLLGDE; encoded by the coding sequence ATGAGCGGGGAGCGCGAACCCGAACCGGGGCGCGGCTCCGACTTCGATCCGGTCTCGTTCCTCGAAGAGGCGGTCCGGATCCCCTCCCACGAGTCGGTCGACGAGACCCGCGAGTTCGTCGTCGATCTGCTGGACGACCGCGGCGCCGACCCCGCGGTCGCCGACGGCTGCGTCGTCGCGGAGAAGCGCTCGCCGGCGCCCGAGGCGGGCCCGCACCTCGTGTTGAACACGCACCTCGACACGGTGACGCCGCACGTCCCGTTCGAGCGGGGCGCGGCGACCGAGGACGAGCGGGGAACCTCGGCGTCGACCGTCGACGGCCCGGAGGAAGTGATCCGCGGACGCGGCGCCTGCGACGCGAAGGGGCCGCTCGCGGCGCTGCTGTCGGGATTCCTCACCGCCGACCCCGACCGCGGGCGGCTCACGCTCGTGCTCACCCCCGACGAGGAGGAGCTCTCGCTCGGCGCGGCGGCGCTGACGGGGCGGCTCCCGGGGACGGAGGACCGGCTCGACGGCGACCTGTACCTGGTCGGAGAGCCGACCGGCCTCGACGCGTGTACCGCGGCGAAGGGGCGGTTTCAGGCGACGGTGGAGCTGTCGGGGACCGCCGCGCACGCCGCGGAGTTCGCCGGCGCGAACGCGGTCGCGGCCGCCGAGGACGCGCTCGGGGCGATCCGGACGTTCGACGACGGGGGCGACGCCCACCCGCAGCTGGGCCCGCCGAAGCTCACGCCCACCGTCATCGAGGGCGGCGCGGCGACGAACCAGGTGCCGGCGGACTGCGCGATCACCGTCGACCGGCGGAGCGTCCCGCCGGAGACGGCCGAGGGGTTCCGGTCGTCGCTCGCGGACGCGGTGCGGGCGTCGCTCTCCGGCGGCACGGACGACGTCGGCGACGTCGGCGAGGGTCGCGACGGCGTCGACGGCGCTGTCTCGCTCACCGACCGCGAGTCGCCGTTCCTGGAGGCGTTCGCGACGGACCCTGACCACGAACTCGTCCGGACCGTGGCGGCCGCGGCGCGCGAGGCGGGTGACGCGGTCGGCCTTCCGGGCGGACGCGGCGGCGACGCCCGCCCGTTCGGCGCCGCGACGGAGGCCTCCTACTTCGCGCCGGCGCCGACGGTCGTCTTCGGACCCGGCGACCTCGCCGACGAGGCGGGCGCGGTCGCGCACGCCGAGCGGGAGTACGTGCGGGTGCGCGAGGTCGAGGCGGCCGCGACGGCGGTCGAGCGAACCGTCGCTTCGCTGCTCGGCGACGAGTAG
- the lysA gene encoding diaminopimelate decarboxylase, whose amino-acid sequence MSDRDAGAAAALENPPARRVSDWDAERLRGLADAHETPLYVQDLDRVRENCERLLAAFPDADVRYAVKAHTGRRVLESVRDAGLDAECASAGEVDRALAAGFDGSRLHYTAVNPPARDLDYVVGVAEAEPELTVTVGAVDTLDRLAERGYDGRVCVRVNPGVGAGHHEKVTTGGAAKFGIPYDRAAEAARAAAERFDVVGIHAHAGSGIDPDQLDSHRELVARMGELARDLADPDGEDSDAAADVAPVDLEYVDVGGGFGVPYEEDAPALDLSAVADATREAVAPLPAGVDLAIEPGRYVVADAGVLLTRVNTVKETPDETVVGVDAGMTDLLRPAMYDAYHPVRNLGGGRERDGSDAPAPDDRPATPVTVAGPICETGDTLCRDRALADPNRGDLLAVGVAGAYGYEMASQYNSRPRPAEVALDDGTAAVARRRETLGDLTTVEREAGRGRTDRPEGDR is encoded by the coding sequence ATGAGCGACCGCGACGCGGGCGCAGCGGCCGCGCTGGAAAATCCACCGGCCCGCCGCGTGAGCGACTGGGACGCCGAGCGCCTCCGCGGGCTCGCGGACGCCCACGAGACCCCCCTGTACGTCCAGGACCTCGACCGCGTCCGCGAGAACTGCGAACGGTTGCTCGCGGCGTTCCCCGACGCGGACGTGCGGTACGCCGTCAAGGCGCACACCGGGCGACGCGTCCTCGAATCGGTCCGCGACGCCGGCCTCGACGCCGAGTGCGCCTCGGCGGGCGAGGTAGACCGCGCGCTCGCGGCCGGCTTCGACGGTTCGCGGCTCCACTACACCGCGGTCAACCCGCCCGCCCGCGACCTCGACTACGTCGTCGGCGTCGCCGAGGCGGAACCGGAGCTCACGGTCACCGTCGGCGCGGTCGACACCCTCGACCGCCTCGCGGAGCGCGGCTACGACGGCCGGGTCTGCGTCCGCGTGAACCCCGGCGTCGGCGCGGGCCACCACGAGAAGGTCACCACCGGGGGCGCCGCGAAGTTCGGGATCCCGTACGACCGCGCCGCCGAGGCGGCCCGAGCGGCGGCCGAGCGGTTCGACGTGGTCGGGATCCACGCCCACGCCGGCTCCGGCATCGACCCGGACCAGCTGGACAGCCACCGCGAGCTCGTCGCGCGAATGGGGGAGCTGGCCCGCGACCTCGCGGACCCGGACGGCGAGGACTCCGACGCGGCCGCGGACGTCGCCCCCGTCGACCTCGAATACGTCGACGTCGGCGGCGGGTTCGGCGTCCCCTACGAGGAGGACGCCCCGGCGCTCGACCTGTCGGCCGTCGCCGACGCGACGCGCGAGGCGGTCGCGCCGCTGCCAGCGGGCGTCGACCTCGCGATCGAACCCGGACGCTACGTCGTCGCCGACGCGGGCGTCCTCCTGACGCGAGTGAACACCGTGAAGGAGACGCCGGACGAGACGGTCGTCGGCGTCGACGCGGGGATGACGGACCTCCTCCGCCCGGCGATGTACGACGCCTACCACCCGGTCCGCAACCTCGGCGGCGGGCGGGAGCGCGACGGGAGCGACGCCCCGGCCCCCGACGACCGGCCGGCAACCCCTGTCACCGTCGCCGGACCTATCTGTGAGACCGGCGATACCCTCTGTAGAGACCGAGCGCTCGCCGACCCGAACCGCGGGGACCTCCTCGCGGTCGGCGTCGCGGGCGCGTACGGATACGAGATGGCGAGCCAATACAACTCACGACCGCGGCCCGCGGAGGTCGCGCTCGACGACGGAACCGCGGCGGTCGCCCGACGCAGAGAGACGCTCGGCGACCTGACGACGGTCGAGCGGGAGGCGGGTCGCGGCCGAACCGACCGACCGGAGGGCGACCGATGA
- the purK gene encoding 5-(carboxyamino)imidazole ribonucleotide synthase, with the protein MSITLPGPTLGVVGGGQLGRMLCEAAAPLGVDLVVLDPTPDCPAAPVAADQIVAEFDDADAIDELAARVDALTFEIELADPEILAAASAEHGVPVHPDPATLETIQDKLVQKEALADAGIPVPEFVAVATAEGLERVVEEFGGVMLKAREGGYDGRGNVPIEAPNEAADALDAVGGAAMAEEFLDFEREVAVMGLKGADGETRTYPVTETVHREEILRESVSPARAGDAIVAEAESVARDVLDVLDGRGVYGIELFETKEGEVLVNEIAPRPHNSGHWTIEGARTSQFENHIRAVLGWPLGPTDLVAPAVTANLLGDVDETQSATLRNVESVLNAPDADLHWYGKDDVYPLRKMGHLTVTEWDADSPGDGETDRDALLSRARELRDGLTFRDT; encoded by the coding sequence ATGTCGATCACCCTTCCGGGACCGACGCTCGGCGTCGTCGGCGGCGGGCAGCTGGGTCGGATGCTGTGCGAGGCGGCCGCGCCGCTCGGCGTCGACCTCGTCGTGTTGGACCCGACGCCCGACTGTCCGGCGGCGCCCGTCGCGGCCGACCAGATCGTCGCGGAGTTCGACGACGCCGACGCGATCGACGAGCTCGCGGCCCGCGTCGACGCCCTGACCTTCGAGATCGAACTCGCGGACCCCGAGATCCTCGCGGCCGCGAGCGCGGAGCACGGCGTGCCGGTCCACCCCGACCCGGCCACGCTGGAGACGATTCAGGACAAGCTGGTCCAGAAGGAGGCGCTCGCGGACGCCGGGATCCCCGTCCCCGAGTTCGTCGCGGTCGCGACCGCCGAGGGGCTCGAACGCGTCGTCGAGGAGTTCGGCGGCGTCATGCTGAAGGCCCGCGAGGGCGGCTACGACGGCCGCGGGAACGTCCCCATCGAGGCGCCGAACGAGGCCGCCGACGCGCTCGACGCGGTCGGCGGCGCGGCGATGGCCGAGGAGTTCCTCGACTTCGAGCGCGAGGTCGCCGTGATGGGCCTGAAGGGCGCGGACGGCGAGACGCGGACCTACCCCGTCACGGAAACGGTCCACCGCGAGGAGATCCTCCGCGAGAGCGTCAGCCCTGCCCGCGCCGGCGACGCGATCGTCGCCGAGGCGGAATCGGTCGCGCGCGACGTGCTCGACGTCCTCGACGGCCGCGGCGTCTACGGGATCGAGCTGTTCGAGACGAAGGAGGGCGAGGTGCTGGTCAACGAGATCGCGCCCCGGCCTCACAACTCGGGTCACTGGACGATCGAGGGCGCGCGCACGTCGCAGTTCGAGAACCATATTCGGGCCGTCCTCGGCTGGCCGCTCGGTCCGACCGATCTCGTCGCGCCCGCGGTCACGGCGAACCTCCTCGGCGATGTCGACGAGACGCAGTCCGCGACGCTCCGTAACGTCGAGTCGGTCCTCAACGCGCCCGACGCCGACCTCCACTGGTACGGCAAAGACGACGTGTACCCGCTCCGGAAGATGGGGCACCTGACGGTGACGGAATGGGACGCGGACTCGCCGGGCGATGGCGAAACCGACCGCGACGCGCTGCTTTCGCGGGCCCGAGAGCTCCGCGACGGGCTGACGTTCCGGGATACGTAG
- a CDS encoding cell division protein FtsZ, translating into MRLHVIGLGGAGGRIADRLAADHGDDPFLAGVHAFDTDMDALGELDALGEERRYRFGDAAGGDGLEGDLHAGRRLGDAHASELGRAMDDQAPSIAEAFLLVVGLGGAAGAGAAPALAAELSRLYDAPVYAFGFLPTRDEAEEPDDDGPRSASSGGAGGAGSGAGAGDEPAPPTPHRPLAERNAARTLDALSDECAAVFPFDNGAWLRPSETLVGARDRLNEVAVERVAALFGAGETPEGTATPQQVLDASDVARAAGGDGEIAAIGHATQAVEPPDSGSKFGLGLFGSSEPAEIDTSAAVSAIETVIRKAARGKNTVAVPEGRADRTLLVVGGPPAWLNREAIADGRRWLAEETGSDAILSGDAPVPDGEAVFAVVVRSGIDEPERIREIRETIG; encoded by the coding sequence ATGCGACTACACGTTATCGGCCTCGGCGGGGCCGGGGGGAGGATCGCCGACCGCCTCGCCGCCGACCACGGCGACGACCCGTTCCTCGCGGGCGTCCACGCCTTCGACACCGATATGGACGCGCTCGGGGAACTGGACGCGCTCGGCGAGGAGCGTCGGTACCGGTTCGGCGACGCCGCGGGCGGGGACGGGCTCGAAGGCGACCTCCACGCTGGCCGCCGCCTCGGCGACGCGCACGCGAGCGAGCTCGGCCGGGCCATGGACGACCAGGCGCCGTCGATCGCCGAGGCGTTCCTTCTCGTCGTCGGCCTCGGCGGCGCGGCCGGCGCGGGCGCGGCCCCGGCGCTCGCCGCGGAGCTCTCGCGGCTCTACGACGCCCCCGTCTACGCCTTCGGGTTTCTCCCCACCCGCGACGAGGCGGAGGAACCGGACGACGACGGGCCGCGAAGCGCGTCCTCCGGGGGGGCGGGCGGCGCGGGGTCGGGCGCAGGAGCCGGCGACGAACCGGCGCCGCCGACGCCCCACCGCCCGCTGGCCGAGCGGAACGCCGCGCGGACCCTCGACGCGCTCTCGGACGAGTGCGCGGCGGTCTTCCCGTTCGACAACGGGGCGTGGCTCCGCCCGAGCGAGACGCTCGTCGGGGCCCGCGACCGGCTCAACGAGGTCGCCGTCGAGCGGGTCGCGGCGCTGTTCGGCGCCGGCGAAACGCCCGAGGGGACGGCGACGCCCCAGCAGGTGCTCGACGCGAGCGACGTCGCCCGCGCGGCGGGGGGCGACGGCGAGATCGCGGCGATCGGGCACGCGACGCAGGCGGTGGAGCCCCCCGATTCGGGCTCGAAGTTCGGACTCGGGCTGTTCGGGTCCTCGGAGCCGGCCGAGATCGACACGAGCGCGGCCGTGTCGGCGATAGAGACGGTCATCCGGAAGGCGGCCCGCGGGAAGAACACGGTCGCGGTCCCCGAGGGGCGCGCCGATCGGACCCTGCTCGTGGTCGGCGGCCCGCCCGCGTGGCTCAACCGGGAGGCGATCGCCGACGGGCGGCGCTGGCTCGCCGAGGAGACCGGCTCGGACGCGATTTTAAGCGGCGACGCGCCGGTTCCCGACGGCGAGGCGGTGTTCGCGGTCGTGGTCCGCTCAGGGATCGACGAGCCGGAGCGGATCCGCGAGATCCGCGAGACGATCGGGTGA
- the purE gene encoding 5-(carboxyamino)imidazole ribonucleotide mutase — translation MTTVDDLIERLEAEAAADADPATTPDVGIIMGSDSDLPVMEDAYDALDELGFAEQTDFGEAPDARFTYESYVVSAHRTPELMYAYGETATERGLDVVIAGAGGKSADLPNMTASIAYPVPVIGVPVQEKSVDSVIGMPTGAPIVAVDAGKSYNAALSAAQVLAREHDEIEERLVELHDEQKAGVADVSADLHDLGLDGFRDR, via the coding sequence ATGACCACGGTGGACGACCTGATCGAGCGGCTCGAAGCGGAAGCGGCGGCCGACGCGGACCCGGCGACCACCCCGGACGTCGGGATCATCATGGGCTCGGACTCGGACCTCCCCGTCATGGAGGACGCCTACGACGCGCTCGACGAGCTCGGCTTCGCGGAGCAGACCGACTTCGGCGAGGCGCCGGACGCGCGGTTCACCTACGAGAGCTACGTCGTCTCCGCGCACCGGACGCCGGAGCTCATGTACGCGTACGGGGAGACGGCGACGGAGCGCGGTCTCGACGTCGTCATCGCGGGCGCCGGCGGGAAGTCCGCCGACCTGCCGAACATGACCGCGTCGATCGCCTACCCGGTGCCCGTCATCGGCGTGCCGGTCCAGGAGAAGTCGGTCGACTCCGTCATCGGGATGCCGACCGGCGCGCCGATCGTCGCCGTCGACGCCGGGAAGTCGTACAACGCGGCGCTGTCGGCGGCACAGGTGCTCGCGCGCGAACACGACGAGATCGAGGAGCGGCTGGTCGAACTCCACGACGAGCAGAAGGCGGGGGTCGCGGACGTCTCCGCCGATCTTCACGATCTGGGTCTCGACGGGTTCCGGGATCGGTAA
- a CDS encoding type II toxin-antitoxin system HicB family antitoxin has protein sequence MASSTDDGADHDGEIRLWREEGWWIVRDVGTGVTTQGESRSDALENLDEAVALHRGEIGREPTDEELRELGIDPEENATENENPPDVLE, from the coding sequence ATGGCGAGTTCGACGGACGACGGAGCGGACCACGACGGCGAGATCCGCCTCTGGCGAGAGGAAGGGTGGTGGATCGTCCGAGACGTGGGGACGGGCGTCACGACGCAGGGGGAGTCGCGGTCCGACGCGCTGGAGAACCTCGACGAGGCCGTCGCGCTCCATCGGGGAGAGATCGGCCGCGAGCCGACCGACGAAGAGCTTCGAGAACTCGGAATCGATCCCGAGGAGAACGCGACCGAGAACGAGAATCCGCCCGACGTCCTCGAATAA
- a CDS encoding AI-2E family transporter, translated as MDEKRFVVALFGLAVAVVAGYVAYRFVAPLTVAVFLYYSTRRFYHRLERFRLPARIRAVVSLSVIGVPLIGLVSYTLVLLILEARRFIETYPVADTIGAENSVIGDLAELSNPTMDELLAAYRSGQFDPLIELVSEQASLLASTLSGLALNLLITVVVTYYLLIDGSKFHDWLLTFDDDAVVREYLETADDELEAVLYGNLLNVIAISIIAVVTYLAYNAIAPAAVEIPYPTLAGALTGVASLIPVIGMKIVYIPIAAAMSIPIALDGDLSLLAYVAGFLAVAAVVVDTIPDIVLRPYFSGKTTHVGLLMLAYIFGPVVFGFHGLFLAPIILVLALTFADTALLRLLGVEPDPGPEIPADQRRIDEF; from the coding sequence ATGGACGAAAAGCGGTTCGTCGTCGCCCTCTTCGGCCTCGCGGTCGCGGTCGTCGCCGGCTACGTGGCCTATCGGTTCGTCGCCCCGCTCACCGTCGCGGTCTTCCTCTACTACTCGACGCGGCGGTTCTACCACCGGCTCGAACGCTTCCGGCTGCCGGCCCGGATCCGCGCGGTCGTGTCGCTGTCGGTCATCGGCGTCCCGCTCATCGGCCTCGTGAGCTACACGCTGGTGCTGCTGATCTTGGAGGCGCGGCGGTTCATCGAGACGTACCCGGTGGCCGACACCATCGGCGCGGAGAACTCGGTGATCGGCGACCTCGCGGAGCTGTCGAACCCGACGATGGACGAGCTGCTCGCGGCGTACCGCTCCGGCCAGTTCGACCCCCTCATCGAGCTCGTCTCCGAGCAGGCGTCGCTGCTGGCGAGCACGCTGTCGGGGCTCGCCCTGAACCTGCTCATCACCGTCGTCGTCACGTACTACCTGCTGATCGACGGCTCCAAGTTCCACGACTGGCTGCTCACCTTCGACGACGACGCGGTCGTCCGCGAGTACCTCGAGACCGCGGACGACGAGCTGGAGGCGGTGCTGTACGGTAACCTGCTCAACGTCATCGCCATCTCGATCATCGCCGTCGTCACTTACCTCGCGTACAACGCGATCGCTCCCGCCGCGGTCGAGATCCCGTATCCGACGCTCGCGGGCGCGCTCACCGGCGTCGCCAGCCTGATCCCCGTGATCGGGATGAAGATCGTCTACATCCCGATCGCGGCGGCGATGTCGATACCGATCGCGCTCGACGGTGACCTCTCGCTGCTCGCCTACGTCGCCGGGTTCCTCGCCGTCGCGGCCGTGGTCGTCGACACCATCCCGGACATCGTCCTCCGGCCGTACTTCAGCGGCAAGACGACCCACGTCGGCCTGCTCATGCTGGCGTACATCTTCGGTCCGGTCGTGTTCGGCTTCCACGGGCTGTTCCTCGCGCCGATCATCCTCGTGCTGGCGCTGACGTTCGCGGACACCGCGCTGTTGCGCCTGCTCGGCGTCGAGCCGGATCCGGGGCCGGAGATCCCCGCAGATCAGCGCCGGATCGACGAGTTCTGA
- the dapF gene encoding diaminopimelate epimerase, with product MSTHAVPVEKYHGTGNDFLVVDAAAENVGDRAAFARAHCDRETGVDGRDFGVDAAADRAAPADAADRAAPADAADRAAPADSRDAGGRRGADGVLFVSVEERFDPTRVVMTLVQPDGSTATMCGNGARVVARWAHDRTGDHEFMIDTQAGTRRATVTPDATAATIEMGEPTFDPRRVPVARDGALADEPLVDELVEGLTVTAVNTGVPHAVAFVDGGRDDPDGIDAVDLDAVAPPVRHADVFPEGANVNLAAIVDDGAGDGPAVLDQRTFERGVEGETRSCGTGAVAVVAAARRLGLIDGDAAVSRPPGGELEITVPDRGHATLTGPVAHEFSGTLPADPR from the coding sequence ATGAGTACCCACGCCGTCCCGGTCGAGAAGTACCACGGCACGGGCAACGACTTCCTCGTCGTCGACGCGGCCGCCGAGAACGTCGGCGACCGCGCGGCGTTCGCGCGGGCGCACTGCGACCGGGAGACGGGCGTCGACGGGCGTGACTTCGGCGTCGACGCCGCCGCGGACCGCGCCGCGCCCGCCGACGCCGCGGACCGCGCCGCGCCCGCCGACGCCGCGGACCGCGCCGCGCCCGCCGACTCCCGGGACGCGGGCGGGCGACGCGGCGCCGACGGCGTCCTCTTTGTAAGCGTCGAGGAGCGGTTCGATCCGACGCGCGTCGTGATGACGCTGGTCCAGCCGGACGGCTCGACGGCGACGATGTGCGGCAACGGCGCCCGCGTCGTCGCGCGCTGGGCCCACGACCGGACCGGCGATCACGAGTTCATGATCGACACGCAGGCCGGCACCCGGCGCGCCACCGTGACCCCCGACGCGACCGCGGCCACCATCGAGATGGGCGAGCCGACGTTCGACCCCCGACGGGTCCCGGTCGCCCGTGACGGCGCGCTCGCGGACGAGCCGCTGGTCGACGAACTCGTGGAAGGGCTGACCGTCACGGCCGTCAACACCGGCGTCCCGCACGCGGTCGCGTTCGTCGACGGCGGCCGCGACGACCCCGACGGGATCGACGCGGTCGACCTCGACGCGGTCGCGCCACCGGTTCGCCACGCCGACGTCTTCCCCGAGGGCGCGAACGTGAACCTCGCCGCGATCGTCGACGACGGCGCCGGCGACGGCCCCGCGGTCCTCGACCAGCGCACCTTCGAGCGCGGCGTCGAGGGCGAGACGCGCTCCTGCGGCACCGGCGCGGTCGCGGTCGTCGCGGCCGCCCGCCGACTGGGGCTAATCGACGGCGACGCCGCGGTGAGCCGCCCGCCGGGCGGCGAACTGGAGATCACCGTCCCCGACCGCGGCCACGCCACCCTCACCGGCCCCGTCGCCCACGAGTTCTCGGGGACGCTCCCCGCAGACCCGCGATGA
- a CDS encoding NYN domain-containing protein — MSEIHPDQRVAVLADSQNLYHSAQSVYSRNIDYSGLLDEAVADRSLVRAIAYVIRADSPEEESFFEALRDIGFETKIKEIKTFADGSKKADWDLGMSLDAVSLASHVDTVVLCTGDGDFARLCSHLRHEGVRVEAMGFGNSAADELIEAADDFVDLAEEEDTFLL, encoded by the coding sequence ATGAGCGAGATTCACCCGGACCAGCGCGTCGCCGTGCTGGCGGACTCGCAGAACCTGTACCACTCCGCGCAGAGCGTCTACTCGCGGAACATCGACTACTCCGGCCTGCTCGACGAGGCCGTCGCGGACCGGTCGCTCGTCCGCGCCATCGCGTACGTGATCCGCGCCGACTCGCCCGAGGAGGAGAGCTTCTTCGAGGCGCTCCGCGACATCGGCTTCGAGACGAAGATCAAGGAGATCAAGACGTTCGCCGACGGCTCGAAGAAGGCCGACTGGGACCTCGGGATGAGCCTCGACGCCGTCTCCTTGGCGAGCCACGTCGACACCGTCGTCCTCTGCACCGGCGACGGCGACTTCGCCCGGCTCTGCTCGCACCTCCGCCACGAGGGGGTCCGCGTGGAGGCGATGGGGTTCGGCAACTCGGCCGCCGACGAGCTGATCGAGGCCGCCGACGACTTCGTCGACCTCGCCGAGGAGGAGGACACCTTCCTGCTGTAG
- the dapB gene encoding 4-hydroxy-tetrahydrodipicolinate reductase yields the protein MSDASDSADADLRIAVTGAGGRMGREVIEAAADREGVAVAVAVNRTATDPVAGVPVADADDLDDLLASEDPDVLVDFTGPESAVAYAEACADAGVALVTGTTGFAESQIDSLRAASEAVPVLKASNFARGVAALRRAVREAAAALPGYDVELTETHHNAKRDAPSGTAKSILDDVEDARDDLDERVHGREGDAPRSPGEVGVHARRAGDVTGEHEVLLAGNRETLELTHRAGDRGVFAEGALDAAAWLADRDPGWYGFGDVLDAGEE from the coding sequence ATGAGCGACGCGAGCGACTCGGCCGACGCCGACCTCCGGATCGCCGTCACCGGCGCGGGCGGCCGCATGGGCCGCGAAGTGATCGAGGCCGCGGCCGACCGCGAGGGCGTCGCCGTCGCGGTCGCGGTCAACCGCACCGCGACCGACCCCGTGGCGGGCGTCCCGGTCGCCGACGCCGACGACCTCGACGACCTGCTCGCGAGCGAGGACCCGGACGTCCTCGTCGACTTCACCGGCCCCGAGTCGGCGGTCGCGTACGCCGAGGCGTGCGCCGACGCGGGCGTCGCGCTCGTCACCGGGACGACCGGCTTCGCGGAGTCGCAGATCGACAGTCTCCGGGCCGCGAGCGAGGCGGTGCCCGTGCTCAAGGCGTCGAACTTCGCGCGCGGCGTGGCCGCGCTGCGCCGGGCGGTCCGCGAGGCCGCCGCGGCGCTCCCCGGCTACGACGTGGAGCTGACGGAGACGCACCACAACGCGAAGCGCGACGCCCCCTCGGGCACCGCAAAGTCGATCCTCGACGACGTGGAGGACGCCCGCGACGACCTCGACGAGCGCGTCCACGGCCGCGAGGGCGACGCCCCCCGGAGCCCGGGCGAGGTCGGCGTCCACGCCCGCCGCGCGGGCGACGTGACCGGCGAGCACGAGGTCCTGCTGGCCGGGAACCGCGAGACGCTCGAACTCACGCACCGCGCCGGCGACCGCGGGGTGTTCGCCGAGGGCGCGCTCGACGCCGCCGCGTGGCTCGCCGACCGCGACCCGGGCTGGTACGGGTTCGGCGACGTGCTGGACGCGGGCGAGGAATAA
- a CDS encoding type II toxin-antitoxin system HicA family toxin produces the protein MARRTFSGREVVKVLVNRGGFEWRRTTGDHAQLYHEHPTNETDKRHVTVPLHDELREGTLRGIADDAGAHDFDAFCAWIDRNS, from the coding sequence GTGGCGAGGCGCACGTTCTCCGGACGAGAGGTCGTGAAGGTTCTCGTCAACCGCGGCGGATTCGAGTGGCGACGAACTACCGGCGACCACGCGCAGCTCTACCACGAACACCCGACAAACGAGACGGACAAACGGCACGTCACGGTTCCGCTCCACGACGAACTCCGGGAGGGAACGCTCAGGGGCATCGCGGACGACGCGGGAGCGCACGATTTCGACGCCTTCTGCGCGTGGATCGACCGCAATTCGTGA
- a CDS encoding 2,3,4,5-tetrahydropyridine-2,6-dicarboxylate N-succinyltransferase, with translation MSLEADVADLWNRYQDGLTVADATDADAAVVDEFLAALEAGEVRAAEKTGDDVTSWEANEWVKRGILLNFGLRETEPREYGGVTYHDVLPLRDTDDLGERGTRNTPDGTAIRRGAYLGSDCIMMSPSFVNMGAYVGDGTLVDSCDTVGSCAQLGENVKLGANTLIGGVLEPVEDAPVIVEDGVSLGAGCRVTSGFRVGENSIVGENTLLTPRIPVYDLVEEEVIYGHLPAERRAFTRMVESSVGDHELFEGGAYKPAVVATHVEEDTLEATRREDALRE, from the coding sequence ATGAGCCTCGAAGCCGACGTAGCCGACCTCTGGAACCGCTATCAGGACGGACTGACCGTCGCGGACGCGACCGACGCGGACGCGGCCGTCGTCGACGAGTTCCTCGCCGCCTTGGAGGCCGGCGAGGTCCGCGCCGCCGAGAAGACCGGCGACGACGTCACCTCGTGGGAGGCCAACGAGTGGGTCAAGCGGGGAATCCTGCTCAACTTCGGCCTGCGCGAGACGGAGCCGCGCGAGTACGGTGGCGTCACCTACCACGACGTGCTCCCGCTGCGCGACACGGACGACCTCGGCGAGCGCGGCACCCGGAACACCCCGGACGGGACCGCGATCCGCCGCGGCGCGTACCTCGGCAGCGACTGTATCATGATGAGCCCCTCGTTCGTCAACATGGGCGCGTACGTCGGCGACGGCACCCTCGTCGACTCCTGTGACACGGTCGGCTCCTGCGCGCAGCTCGGCGAGAACGTCAAGCTCGGCGCCAACACGCTGATCGGCGGCGTCCTCGAACCCGTCGAGGACGCGCCCGTGATCGTCGAGGACGGCGTCTCGCTCGGCGCCGGCTGCCGGGTCACGTCGGGCTTCCGCGTCGGCGAGAACTCGATCGTCGGCGAGAACACGCTCCTGACGCCGCGGATTCCGGTCTACGACCTCGTCGAGGAGGAAGTGATCTACGGCCACCTCCCGGCCGAGCGCCGCGCGTTCACCCGGATGGTCGAGTCGTCCGTCGGCGACCACGAACTCTTCGAGGGCGGCGCGTACAAGCCCGCCGTCGTGGCGACGCACGTCGAGGAGGACACCCTCGAAGCGACGCGGCGGGAGGACGCGCTCCGCGAATGA